ATTTTGGAGAATGTCCTTGATAAATCagagattaaataaataaataaatttggcAAGGCAAACAGTATTTTTTGGGTGGTAACAGGCTTCAGAGTATGAAGATAGAGGACCCTTTGATCAGAATTGCTTTAACTGGCTTCTCTTACTATGCCCTTCAAGGTAAAAGATAGTGTTCTCTGTGGAATCATTTAAAAAGGCAGACTGCAAAATACTGCATGAGTCATATGTAATTCTTTCACAGTTAATGAATAGTAGTGTCTGGTTATTGGATCTAAAATAGTCATCTTGGAAGGTGTGCTGTGCTGTTGACcaggttttctgttttattttctgcttaattttaCTGCCCTTTAGAGCATATACTGACTCAGTTACCTAGGGTAGTGtggagaaaactgaaaaataattgttaaagAATCAAGAGATAATGGCTTTCAGCTACTTAGCAGTGGCCATACATCTGAAGTTGCCATTTTCAACTATTTCTTCAAGCTTTTATGTATATCAATAATTTGTAGCCCCTTCCATCTGTTCATTTTATTGATGAgttcttcatttttataaatCACTTGGGTTTTAATTTgtacttcaaaatgaaatacatttctctTGAAGGCCTCAGAACTGGTGTTTGCTAAGGAAAGTAAGTACTTCTTTCTGGATTAAATCAGGATAGCAAGCATCTGTCAAGTCTTTTCACagaattttcattgttttatagTGGGGAATATTTAAAACCTgtaaatactttgaaaatttGGACCTTATCTTACTTTCCTAACTTGGACAACTGGATTATTCAGATACAATCTGATTATTCAGACAGTACCTTACCATCTTCTTCCTGTTACAGAGTATTCTCTGTGCAGCAGATCCCAATTGGTGAAGTCAGTGTAACAGGTAAAGGAATATGGTCGCACTTTCCATGTTGATTTGTCATGCCTTTGCAAGAATCACAAAGATTAATTTCTTAGAGCTGGTGAGTTCACTGCTGCTAGTAATATTTCAACTTACTTTCTTGCAGGAAGCTGTCCAGAAAAGCTGCTGTAGTACATCTAACGTGATCACTGTGTGAACATGCCCTTTCCATTCTCTCCAACTAGCCTAGATGGGAAGACAACAGCAGGTGACACCAGGTACCAAACACTGGCACTAGCAGCTGAGTAAGTGGGTTGCCGCTGGCAGGGGCAGCTCACCATAAGACTGGTACCAATGCTTTGAGATTCGGAGGGGTCACAAGCATTGCGCAGCTGCTTGATGGGTGTTACTGTAAAATGAGAAATCTGATTGTATGCTGAATTCAGGTATAACAATACAGTGTAAGGAAACTGCTCTGTCTAGGGAAGAGTGATAGctgaactgcttttttttttgtatggtcTTGCACAAATTTTAAACATGGAAATTAGGGAGCAGCATAGAtagttgggctttttttccccacctatTTAACAATTCTTACAATCTTGCGATATTGCCACCTATGGATGAAACCTTGGAATGCTGcttcagcaacaaaaaaatcactacCAAGTCTTTACAGTGTCTCCTTCACTGAAATGTTGTTACTCATTccagaaagtcaaaacactgtTAAAATCATTTCAGTGCCTTTTTGAAGTGTCAGTGTTTGATGGAGAGTGTGTTCACCACAATGCAATAGAATTAGTAATCGCATTCTGCAATTTCTGTAAGTTTTCCAAAATAGAATTTTATAGACTTGGTTCTGGGTTTGCAGgtctttcagatttttttgttccCCAGTCTTACTGCTCTTGGACTGCACTAATTCAGTGCTTCCCTCATAGCATCTTAAGAGATATGTAAAATACTGAAAGCCTTCCTACTAGGAGTAACAGCCAGATCTCATCCCAGCGCCTACCAcagttgaaaaatattttcccctgAAGGATCTATCTTCTGGCAACTCTTACATACATGTATCTaagcttttaaagaagaaaagccatgttaaaataaaaaagtcttcATGTTACCATAGGAAATTCATCTAGATGTCAGAGAACAAAGGGAAAATACTACTTGTGCAGTACTGCCAATACAGGACGTATTTTTTTAGCCATTGTAGGAACAAGCAAATGAGAGACTTAATGTCTCTCTTCCTGTGAATTCATGCAtaattgggaaagaaaaaaaaaagcaagcatccTTCAACATCCCAGAGAAAAAATCTCCAGCCCTTGtagcaaataattttaattttctaggTTTTAACTGCCTGCTTTCTTAAAGCAATTATGTAAGAAGCACAGAATGGATATGGGAACAGTATGATGGCAATATTAAAGTTTATCTGAATAAAAATTTAGGATTTTGATTATTTGAGCAACTCTTAGAAGCCACGTTTACAATTTCTGTGACTGTCAAAACAAATTGTTATTCTCCCAGTCTGTTAAAAACTGGGCTGTGCTTAATATGGATTTCTGTATTCAGTGCTAGAGAACAACATTAATTATGCTCCTTGTTACaagcttcagaaaacaaaaatggggCTTCTGAGGGCTCTTTAGGTTATTCCATTGTCAATAACATGGGCTAGCCAGTTCTCCAGCTATAACTTTGGTATTTCAGAGCTTTGCTAGTCACAGCACCAAGCCTATCAAGGTTCAAGGACCATTTGCATGACACTCTCAGTCATGCAGTTTAGTCTTCGGTAGTCCTGTGAGGACTTGATGTCCGTACgtgtcccttccaacttgagatattctatgattctatcttgcACAGAGAAAGAACATTCCAACGAGGATAGCAATACAgagaactgaaatacagaacGTTTGTAAGACCCTTCAAACTTTATTCTGCCAATTAAATTCAGCACAGCAGTCACATGAGATCAATGACAAATGCTGAACAGCACACCTCATGAATGTACACATCTGCATGGGACACTGCAGATGAGCTGTTCAGCTGCTGAATCTAACTGTTTAAACGAAACCTATTTTGTGGCCTTCTGAAGCAACTTCTCTCCCCTTTGCTTAACCAGTACTTcctcaaaataaattttaactgcttttgttgctttctgttCAGGCATGTTGCATGTAGAGGGTGCTATATAAAATCAAGTTACACACATTATCACCCATGTGATTCCCATAAGgaatttttcccctttgtgtcATACCATCAGGTGATGTGGCCCTATGGAATTATTCAGACTTTCATCCAGCAGAGCAGTTTCTGTACTTTATTTTGAAAGTCTCTCAATAACTGATTTAAAACAAGTGAACAAATTAAAAGTAAAGTGTTCTTTATTAAATAACTCAAAGGGTAAAGCAAACTGTGTGATTAAGAAAGACACATCAAACTTCCAAAGgatttttacagcagaaaacaaactgtgGCAAATGAACATTTCAGTCTAGCAGCCAAACTGTCCTCATTTTTATGGAGTTAATTCCGGTCCTCAAACTGTgacttgttttttaaaagatatgCTGCTAGAAATTCAATGGGATTTGGTGgtctgcaaagaagaaaataaataaaatgttactaattttttttagattaaattAAATAGCTGAAGAACTAATTACCTTCCCTTTAAAAGCAACATAACTCCTCCCAGACACAAACATTGACATAGGGATGACCAGCTCCCTATATTTACCCTGTAAACTTCCAGTTTATATTTGAGGAGACAGTTTTTAATAAGGAGTCTTAGTCACTGCTGGTTCAGTGTTTGCGACTTGCTAGAACAGCCACATACCTAGAACTAGGGTACAGTCTATAAGTGTACATGCTGCATGCACACCATTGCAAGTTACACACATTTGCCTATTTCTGTAACTTGTGTTACATAAAGTGAGAGTTAATCTGTCAGTGATTTCTTGCGTCATTTTCTTCAAATGGTTATTGCATAGCTTTGTGCCTTAGAGATGTTTTCTCAGTGCTGTAACTTGCAAGAGGTCAATAACAAACACTTTTGATTGCTGGCCTTTGCCTGCAAGTTTTTTTAAGAGTTCTTCCAGCTACAATGCATGAATCCTGATAATCTGGATCCTGTCCACAGAATAAATTTACTTATTCCACACTGAGTCAGGCCAAAGGCCTTGCAGTGAGCAAATAGCCTGTAAAGAGCATTAAAAAAGGGGGCGAGGGCACACATGTATTTCTGCATATCATCCTTTTGGCCTCCAACCATGTAGCAAGTGTTAGCACCTATAATAGTCCAGGTGGATTCCTCTACAACTTTGTCCAGTTAGCCCTTGACcccaaataaaatgttaatgtcCTCAACTTAAGGCAAAAAATTGTATAGTTTAATTATGTGAGCTGTGAAAGATCACCTCCTTGTTCATTATGAATTTGCTACCTGTTTTATTTAACTGGATTGCTGTATCAGAAGAGATAATAAACAATCCATTCCAACTCGTCATGTCTGTGCTATTCATGATTCAACAGATTCCTATTATATTCTCGCAGAAGTGTCTTTTCTAGGTATCTATTCAGTCCCTCTGCATACAGACAGCATTCCATACTTCTGACAACCTTGTCATTCTTACTTTTTCACATTCTACCAGAATACAAGGGAATGTGACTTAGAcacaatattaaaaatatgagaACATTATAAATTTAAATAGTGACATTCTGCTTGTTCTTACCCATTCAATTTCTAAGTCCTAACATTCCGTATTTCTTTTTGACTGAGCAATGCACTGATACATATGTTTGacagtttaaagctattttttcacaagaaggaagaataattttttcaCTAGCATTACCCTCCTAGGTGCATcactttgtgtttatttgtattAAATCTTTCACTTTTTGTCATTTCAGAGTTTCAGTTTCAGAGTTTCAAtttcatagcagtcttccataGTTTCACACTGACTTTATGAAGTTTCTGTGCAATTACTTACAATCAACAgacttaaagaaacaaaactcaaacaaccaaaactccaaacaacaaaaataacaacaaaaccaccccaaaaaaacacaaacaaaaaccacaggaaacccaacctgttctggaaaactcTAACAAACTTTGTCAGCCACTTCTTCAAATTGCTTTAAATGACTGTTTCCAGGATTCTAGTGTTGAGATCATTTCACCATGAAAATACACCATTTCTGTCTACTATCTTCCTATCAGTTCCTCATCCATATAAAGGTTTTTCCTTTAATCCCACAGCAACTAATCccctttaaaagcttttagtGAATGACTGTGTCAGAAACCTTTTGGAAACTTGAACATTCTTATCACCTGGATTCCTGTTTACATGTGCTCACTGACTCATTCAATGGAGGAGTTCATTGAAGGAGTTCAATGAAGGATGAATGAAGAAGTTCAATGCAAGAGTGAATGAACGAGTTTGTTCACTCCTTTAACTCCAAGAGACTTACAAGACTTGACAAAACCTTTTTTGACTTCTCCCAAATATGTCATTTATCCATATGCTCATTATCCTGGGTGATAATTTCTACTGAATTCTAGACAGTCATCAGATGTGCTGGGCTGTTCCCTGAACATTTCTTAGGAAAATATGTTTAGCATTCATTAGTTATTCTCCAGTCCAATTTTAAACAGAAGATTATACAGCAGAGTGTATTATACCACGACACAGAGCTGGTAGTTTAGCTTTTTCACCCCTGAAATTTTCATATGCTCAACTGAATAGCCAATTTGACAGTGGCAGTTTGGTACTTATGTTATTATGGTTTTTTCCTGTATGTTCCCCAAACTCTTCTATCAATATTCCAATTTCACTCCTGTAGTGATCCCCATAAAGAACAGCTCCTTCtataatgataaataaaaaataggttTGTCTGTAGCACAAGTATCCAAACTGTCAGTGTGTGGGATCCACCTCAGGCTTTATTTTACATTCAGTCTGCAGCAAATCTCCCACAGATGTCAGCTGAAGATCTGCAGGCTGTCCAGGTGGACACATGGGTGTACCTTCTGAGGTGCTCTTTTGCCTAACTAGCTGTCTGTACAACAGAGTTCAAAGTCACAACCCTTTTTGAGGTGAAGACCCTGTGGCTGTCCTGCCTGTAGGTATCACAATGCTATTAGAGTCACCCATACCAGCTTCTGATTGTGTTATTTCGGCACCACTGAGAAACTACACATAGTATGACTAACCAGTAGTTTAGATACACCAAAAGGCTGAAATTAATTTGGGTAAGATGAGAAAATGTTTGCTGTTATGGAAGTATACCCTTCTACATTTACTGACGAGATTTGGAGCACCTCAGCAACATAACCTTTACTCAAAGGACAAATTATCAGTTTGCTTCTTAGTGTGTTGACAGCACAGAGTCAGactcatctttaaaaaaaaatttcatcTTCAACAGATGCATATCAGGCCAAATTTGTCTGTCTTTTAAAAGGTAAGCAGAACTCTTGATAATTCCACACTACAAAAATCTTGCTCAAACTAGAACAACTTCTTGCCTTCTTTCTATTAGGTGAATTACATgataaaatgaattaaaaaaatacattcctcCCCACTCCCAAAACCTTTGCAGTATTACTCCTCACTGGGAGATCACAAATTCAAATAATAACCTATCATGCCATATGCACCTAAGCGAGGAACACATCCTGCATGGTCAGAGTAATTCATAGGTTCACAAACCTGTTGTAATGACTCTCACAACTAGCAAAGCCACGTCTGGTGTGCGAGGTCTGAAAATGTGACACATAGACCCATGTTTGagagctgcttttttccccaacaaCAGAAGGGAGGTTGAAACATCTTACCTCTCTTTTGCAAGCACAGCGAGTCCTTGTAGTAAGATAGGTACAACTGTCTGATCCAAGTAGGCACGTGTGGGCAATGACTGAAGATCCACCTTCTGCTTCGatgttttctctgcatttattttctcattttctactATCctctgaagtggaaaaaaaaaagggtgggTGGGAAAGGAACATTGGTAATGTTAATGGCCACATCTGCTTTGAAGTGTCAGTGCAAAGTACCCATCTTCCTGCAAGTTACTGGCAAGATTAAAGACAAATTAAGTGCGTATTCTTCCTTGCATAAAAATCTAACCCAGAGGAGCCGTCTGTTCAATTCTTACTTTTTGATGAAACAACATTAAGATGTAATGAGTTTTCTAAATCAGAAGATACCAATCTCTAtcatttctatttgtttttgcATTCAGATTTAAATTCTACACCCAAGAATGACTTGAATGACTGCTAACAAAAGCAGTCTTAATTACATAGCTCTGTGTGCATGCACTGTGAACACAAAACACTAAGAGCATGAGAAATTCAGGGGGAGCCTGACCAAGGGGACTCTTTATTACAAACAGTTCAAGACCGTGCTTTATTAAAAGTATAGATGGACCCTTTGAAGAAAACATATGCAAAATGCTTCAAAAATGCTTTTGGTCAAAAAGTGCTGAATCATCTTACACCAATAACTGCAGTTAAAAAAGGGTACCCTACCACTGCTAGTAAACCAAATGTATTCAAGGGAGAATAAGCGTATCTACAGATATGGGACCAACATATCCAATGTGTTAAAGTTCTGTAGAAGTTGAAGCCAACAAACAAGCAAGGGGATGAGTCACAAAGGATGTTTAAGAGAAAGTTTCTGCAAAAGCTTAGCAAACAGCTGATAATGGAGGGAGGCTGAAGGCTCTTCTTTAATAAGAGATATTAAGGAAGTATCGTAGGGTTATTACTGTAATCCACCCTGTTACCAACAGCTGAGTGGATTGTGTCTACTCTTTCTCAGCATAATTAAAGACAGCTTGGATTAATCTGTGAATATGAAAAGAATCCCTCCCTTTGATACTTCTCTAGAAATTCCATTAACACCTATTCACTTCCCTGTAATTTAAGTCTGCCTGGCTTTTTGTGGCACAATaaatcacatatatatataaaatatatagtgATAGAATAGACAATGATCCTAGGATactttcaaaaaaaaccccacctcatTAAAGGTTTTGTTATTTACTTCAGTACCATTTAGTATCATGGAAGCAACACAACTGAACACATATTAACAACCAGTAGAGCAATGAACTGTTGCTCTGTAGGTTCAATTTCCATCTGACTTTCTTGGGAACATTATATTTGCTGAAATTAGATGCAAGACTCATTCCTCTTGATAAGGAATATAACTTCCCCTGTACTTCACAACAACAAAATCTTTGTTACCTCTACATTTTCAGTGAGGCCGTATTCAGAATGGGGATTTTCTGGAACCTGAAAAATAACACACGgtcaggaaaattaaaaagctcCTTTCACACATGTAGCATTAGGCATATAAAGCATTTCCTGCAGTACCTGTGGCTGTCCCTCCATGATCTGCTCTGCCTCCATGgtctgaaaactgcagtttgcTGGACACACAGAAATCTGGAAAGCCATAAAATACCGGTCAGCAGGCTGAGATGAAGACCAATGTCCATAGCCTAATACCGTATCGCTTGCTGGCAATTAAGGCACAATGACTAGAGAGCAAACTGAGTGGCTCCATGCTTTCTCCCCCCCACCAAACGTGTAGGCGTTTCTCCCCCACACAGAACCGCGACAGGGGCTGCAAAAGACGGTACCAGGACTACAAAACACGGTATTCCTCACTTAAATCAGGAGTCCCCAGCGACGACCGGCTCCCAGTCGAGTGCATCCACAAGAAGCTTCACACCCTTCCTCCCTCAttctccctcccaccctgctgcaCACGCAGCACACAGCGCCAGTGCCCCAGGACCCGCGGCCGACAGGACCGGGTCCCCGCCGCAGCGCGGGCAATCACCGGGGACTGCGCGGCCTCGGAAATGCCCAAGCGCCCCGCTCTCACCCGCCCGCAGGCACCGCCAGGCTCACCTCAGCAACCACTGCCACCGCGCACGGCGTCGTAAAGTGTTTTGACGTAAGTGAAGAAGTCGCGCCGCTAGCGCAGACCCGCGACAAACTGCGCCTGCGCCTCCCAACCCGCTCTCCCCATTGGCGGGTGGGCACGCGGAAGCTGGCCGGTGGGTGGTGCTGGCCGCTGGGCGGTTCTTAAATCGCTGGAGCGGAGCTGTGGGGAGTGTAGGGTAGTATTAGTGCTAGGTGGCATGGTGCGGGCACACGGCTTGTATAGTCGTCATTCTGACCTTGAAAACTAAAGGTAACTGCATAGACTGATTAATCAGGCTTGTTTGAAAGCCACTGTTTTCCTGTTGTCATTCAATATGTCCTTTATTAACAACATTATCCTTCACCGGCTTTTCTATTTTGCTCAGGCATGGAGTGATGTTAGGGACTGGTAAGTTTACTGTGTCTAAGTCATGAATAGTTGCATGTTTatgttttttataaataaaattatgtattttatacaGTAAGAAGTAGGAAAACTAATCCTTGGTTTTGTTGAAGTAACTGTTAATTTAAATAGAGACAATACGCATTACTGGGGGAACTCTGAACTAGAAGCGGCTGTGTggcaaaaacaagaaaagtaaTCAAAGAGTAATTTTATAGTAACTTGGGGAAAGACAGTAACACATGGGGGACAGTAGTGATTTCAGTTTGGTCTATCCTGTTAATTAACACCCCCACCAGCCCCAATTTTCTGCTATAAACGGGAAAGCAGCTCGCTGGTGCACCGAGTTATGAACTTATATTCTGGGTCAGCCTGGCTTCTGTTGGCCGTTCTGGGGTGTACAAGAGAGCGATCTGTCATGACGTTAACAGCAGCTCGGAGTATTTAATTTGCAGAGTGGGAAGTGTGTGACAAAAGAAATGAACCGAAAATGAAAGGAGGGGAAGGTCGCAGCGCAGAGGGAGGGTTCGGTCCGGGCGCAGGCCGTGGGCAGTCTGCCACTGCAGCTAGACAGACATAGAGTTGTCAAAGCACCGAAGAACCCACTGCCATCCTCCCGGGGGCAATGCGACAGGGCGGCGGGATGGGCATCGGCTGCTGCTCATCCCGAACGACTCTGGAAGGGAGGAATCCCCCCCAACGCTGCTCACCTGCCTCTCACAATGCCTGCACGCCGACCGAGGCGCCAGGTACCAGCAGTGCGGGGCGGCTCACAGTGCTAGTCAGAATAATTAATGTTGTTAAATTAATTAGGCTCATCCTCTTCCCACGCGCTGTGTTTCAGTGCGCTGAAATCCCGCGGGCTCGGCACAGGAATAGGCACAGCGCTGACAGACACGCTGCTACGTTCCGCTGGGCAGGCCGGGAGCTGTAGGCTCCCCGCGGCGCCGTCCCCGCCTCCTATTGTGGCTGCGGCTCGGCGGCAAAGGCACTGGGGGCGACGGCGGGCGGTGTCTGAGGAGCGCCCTGCGCACTCCTCCCCCTGGGGCCGAACGAAAGGGGCgtcgccgccgctgccgccatGGCCGGTTGTTGTCAGTCCCTGGCAGTGGGTTATGGCGACGGCGGTGAATGAATTCTCCGGGCGGCCGAGGGAAAAAGAAGGGCTCAGCCGGCTCCAGCTCCGCGCCTCTAGCCGCCGGGCCCTCGCCCTCGTCGCCGCCCGGGCCGGCGCCCCCCGTGCCGCCGGcgggggcggcggcggcagcggcgtCCCCCCACAAGCGGAACCTGTACTACTTCTCGTACCCGCTCTTCGCCGCTTTCGCCCTGCTCCGCTTCGTCGCCTTCCAGCTCGGGCTGCTCTTCGCCTGGCTCTGCGAGCGCTTCTCCTGCGGCGCCCTCATGGCCGCCAAGGGCAGTAGGGCCGGAGCCAGCGACGCGCCGGAGCCCGGCGGGGCGCCCGAGACGGTGCGGGCCTGCCACAAGCGGGCCTTTGAGTGTATTTCCATGGCGCTGCGCATCGACGAGGATGAGAGAGGTAGGGGAGCGGGCTGCGGTGGGAAGCGGGCCGGGTAGGCCGGTGTCGGGGGGGCGGGCAGGGCCAGAGCTGCCGCTTTGAGTTGAGAGCAAACAAAACCTGCTTGTGTGAGGAATATGGGTCACGAAGGATTTGTGCCGGGGGGCGAATGTCGTGCGGCCGCCTGTACGCGGGTACAGTGCTTCGCTCCCTGCCGCCCGAGCCGGGTCCGGCCACCCCACACGCGAAGCAGGTCTCTATCTCCCTGTAATAGCTTTAAAGCTTTTTGTGCGGAGGCCTGGCTGTGACTGCAACTAGCTCTCAGTGTAACCGAGCCAGCTGGACAACAAAAGCATCAGGAACAATAATAAGGGTGTATCATTAGTGTACTGTCATTATAAATGATGGAAATGTTGCAGTAAGTCTGAAGGAAATTCGGCTCCCAAACTGTTTATTTGAAGTCGTCTGAGTTTTCAGGATTATTCATATTGTGGCAtttttgagaaattatttttctaaaactgCTTGACATGCTTGCGCTTAAGAAAACTATCACTATGTGACTAGAAGACCTTAAAAAGGAATCACAGGGTTTGATTAAATGAAACACAGGAGTaagggctttatttttttcccagaggataaaaactaacaaaaccccaagcaaacagGGCAATTGCTACTGCATTTAATGTAGCCATTTGTTCtaaatgcagcagcacagttcTGTCAGCCTCCAAAAGATAGTCCTTAGGGATATGCTGTGGtgtgttttaaaattctctGGGAACATCAGAATACCTTATACTGTTTCAGTTCCACCGTAGTGCAACTGCTGTTATAGAGGAGGATGTTAAAAAAGTAGGTATAGGCCTTCAATAGGAACTACGTGCTGAGAACACCATGAAAGTGAGGGATGTGTCTTACTGTGCATTACTGGGGAGTAGCAGTGATAAGCTCTGAAGGGAAAAACCTCACCAGGTGCAGCAGGGTTAGTTCAGAACAGACATTAAGTGTGAGAGCAGTGAGAGTTGTAGGAGCAAAGCATGAACAAAGGTGAGGGAGCTAAAAACTTCTGTGGTGTTGATTGCGCTCTGAAGAGTACCCACGTCTTAAATTATCAGGTGCCTATTCTACTGTTGTGGCTTGAAGGGTAAGCTttcaaatactgattttaatcGTGGGCTTCTTTTGTAGATACTCTTAGAATTACCATATATGAATTAGCTGCACAGGTCATATGTTTCCTAAGATCTTTGTTGCTAGAACAAGCAGTTGCAAAGCTGTTACAAGCCTGCAACTGCAGTATTCATTGCACTGAGAAAGAACTCACCTTGATTTAatacattgatttgttatttgcttatttgttttgctaGAATGCATGCATAACTTTGAATATATTTGATATGTAAACAAGCTTTGTATAGCTTCCAGCAGAAGACACTATATTAGGCATAGCCTGCAAGATGTTTGGAGTTTCTGGATCATCTAATATCCTGTTAATTATGTGGTGGTTTTGCTATTCTGGAAGCTATGTGTACTTCAGTAATTATGGTAGCACTTCTGGTAAGTTTGATGCTTCTGAATTATTTGTGAAATGAATATTCTTCGTTTGGTATATTCAGAATCATGCTTAACATCTTTTCTTGGGAGGGAGAAGGCACATGTGTTGGGTTGACCTTAGCCAGCAGttcagcacccacacagctgcttgtttGTGCCCCTCAGTGAGGCAGGGGAGAGAATAGGAAgagcaaaagtgagaaaacctGTGCCTTAGCAGAAAGACACTTAataagagaagggaagaagtgGGTCAGAAACATGGGATATAAAGGCATTGCTTACCaatgcccagagaggttgtgagcAATTGCTGCCTCGTAAGTTGCCCCCCACCCAGTTATTCCTCTACCCAAGATTTTATTGCTGAGAATTATGTATTGTGATATGAAATATccctttggccagtttgggtcagtcATCCTGCCAGTgccccctcccagcttcttgtgcacccccagcctattCACTGGGGATATAGAGtaggggaaaacaaaatcttaagGTTGTGCTGTTCAGCAATAGTCCAACCTTTGGTGTCTTACCAACACTTTCAGTCACAAATAAAAACCTCAGTGCCATAGGGgctgctgcaaagaaaattaactccattcCAGCCAGATCCAGTACAGCAAATCAACAGCTTCCAAGGAATGTGACATTGAATGTATTAATCATTGAGAACTAGTAAACCATCCTGCATGGGTTCAGAATGGTACTTTTGCAAACAGTTTTGGTacagtgcttttaaaacttCTCCAATTAAAATGTGGAAGTGATATTTTAATGATGACCTTAGCATGCTTGCAGGTGCTCTGCAGAATAACAAAGCAATTCAGCAATAGCAGAGGTGGCTGGAATCGTCTCAAATTTGATTTCTTATAGCCAGATTCAGCATTAGAGTTACAGTGCAGTTGAAACAGTTTCTGTAGGTGATGGGGagaagctttaaagaaaaaaggccaCACATACGATGAAAGGCATTCAGCTTTGATGATTTAATATATCTGTCTTTGTCCTTAACAGTCAGGATATATGAGGCTGGTGGAGAAAGGGTAGCAGTAAGATTATTCCCAAGGGGTGTGATGTATACAACTGTGGGAGGGTGCTGCTCCTGTGATTCACATTGGTAAGAAGAGCGAAGCGTGGGAATTACCTGTGCCAGGTAACTTGCCAAATGTTACGAAAAGGTTTTGCATCTGAAAAGGAGCAAGAGAATACCTTTAAGTGGGTTCTAGAAGtgtgttgaaatattttttactgGTGCTGCAATTTGCTAGAAAATAGATTTGGGACTGAAATTATCAAAAATTTGATGGCAGAAGCAACATATCACT
This window of the Melopsittacus undulatus isolate bMelUnd1 chromosome 3, bMelUnd1.mat.Z, whole genome shotgun sequence genome carries:
- the DPY30 gene encoding protein dpy-30 homolog codes for the protein MEAEQIMEGQPQVPENPHSEYGLTENVERIVENEKINAEKTSKQKVDLQSLPTRAYLDQTVVPILLQGLAVLAKERPPNPIEFLAAYLLKNKSQFEDRN